Proteins from one Legionella taurinensis genomic window:
- a CDS encoding DegT/DnrJ/EryC1/StrS family aminotransferase has product MQSNAIEMDQLAMDGGEPVRRKPWPTYDKGHVVLDEEDAQSLIDVMQSKRLFRYDNRCLNDTKVGQFESELKQYFNTDYALAVSSGTAALSLPLMALQLPDNALVGCPAYSFTATPSAIIQAKLKPLLIEVDANLHMDLADLEKKLPQLKALIVVHMRGFPAPLPAIKAMADRYGVPIIEDAVPSLGCKLRDKFLGTYGLAGAFSTQSDKSLNTGEGGFILTNDKALYLNCVIMSGAYECLYEKHCANEAAIDFTRLPVFNFRLDELRGALGLSQLKKLTARLDRLSKNYCHILERIQDLAYVKPRAGWDETVMPIGDNLLLKMKGTIDDCCWFAEALCAEGIDAKALGDCRKVNVRRFWDWAYLFDTSCRETIKSRHAASAEHISSYIDIALSPTLIDEDIDDFCTALRKVHHHYEQRKAVTA; this is encoded by the coding sequence ATGCAAAGCAATGCGATTGAGATGGATCAATTGGCTATGGATGGCGGTGAACCTGTCCGGCGAAAACCGTGGCCTACCTACGACAAGGGGCACGTTGTTCTCGATGAGGAGGATGCCCAATCCTTAATCGACGTGATGCAGAGCAAACGCTTGTTCCGATATGACAATCGCTGCCTTAATGACACAAAAGTCGGGCAGTTTGAAAGCGAGTTAAAGCAGTATTTCAATACGGACTATGCGCTGGCCGTGAGTTCAGGAACAGCCGCCTTGTCGCTGCCTTTGATGGCACTTCAATTACCTGACAATGCCCTTGTGGGTTGCCCGGCTTATTCCTTTACCGCAACGCCCAGCGCCATCATTCAGGCCAAATTAAAACCCCTGTTAATCGAAGTCGATGCCAATCTGCACATGGATTTGGCGGATCTTGAGAAAAAACTGCCGCAATTAAAAGCCTTGATTGTCGTGCACATGCGGGGATTTCCAGCCCCTTTGCCTGCCATTAAGGCCATGGCCGATCGCTACGGGGTACCGATCATTGAGGACGCGGTGCCCAGTCTCGGATGTAAATTGCGCGATAAATTTTTAGGCACATACGGTTTGGCCGGCGCGTTCAGTACGCAATCGGACAAATCACTCAACACCGGGGAAGGCGGGTTTATCTTAACCAATGATAAAGCCCTTTATTTAAACTGTGTCATTATGTCCGGGGCTTATGAATGCCTGTATGAAAAACACTGTGCCAATGAGGCGGCCATTGATTTTACGCGATTGCCCGTCTTTAATTTTCGACTTGATGAGTTGCGCGGCGCATTAGGGCTTAGCCAGTTAAAAAAATTAACCGCCCGGCTTGACCGGTTATCGAAAAATTATTGCCATATTCTTGAACGCATTCAGGATTTGGCCTACGTTAAGCCGCGGGCCGGATGGGATGAGACGGTCATGCCCATTGGTGATAATCTGCTGCTTAAAATGAAGGGCACAATTGATGATTGCTGCTGGTTTGCCGAGGCGCTTTGCGCGGAAGGAATTGATGCCAAAGCCCTGGGTGATTGTAGAAAAGTCAATGTCAGGCGGTTTTGGGATTGGGCTTATCTGTTTGACACGTCCTGCCGCGAAACCATTAAAAGCCGGCATGCGGCCAGCGCTGAGCACATCAGTTCCTACATTGATATCGCCCTGTCGCCCACCTTAATTGACGAAGACATTGACGATTTCTGCACGGCTCTAAGGAAGGTTCACCATCATTATGAACAACGAAAAGCAGTTACAGCATAA